One Lepus europaeus isolate LE1 chromosome X, mLepTim1.pri, whole genome shotgun sequence genomic window carries:
- the LOC133752519 gene encoding olfactory receptor 5J3-like, with protein MENSSIVTDFILLGMTDNPQLATLLFGLFLIIYVITVLGNLGLLVLIKISPRLHTPMYFFLSNLSFLDVCFSSITTPKALANLLSKLQEVSFLECVTQMSLFIIFASAECNFLASMAFDRYTAICHPLLYHVTMSKARCLFLVAGCYLGGLINMVAVTASLTQLSFCQPRVLLHFFCDIPPLLALACSDPWVTQILVVGCGGFTLVTSIVVILVSYMSILITILGIPSTSGKQKAFSTCASHLTAVGLYYGTTMYTYLQPSRHGLQAGNQMVSVFYTMVIPMLNPLIYSLRNQEVKAALQKTLWNSP; from the coding sequence ATGGAAAATTCATCTATAGTGACTGACTTCATCCTTCTTGGCATGACAGATAACCCTCAACTTGCGACCCTGCTGTTTGGACTCTTCCTTATTATTTATGTAATCACAGTGCTGGGGAACCTAGGCCTTTTGGTCCTTATCAAAATCAGCCCCCGCCTCCACACCCCCATGTACTTTTTTCTCTCAAACCTGTCCTTCCTTGATGTTTGTTTCTCTTCCATCACAACTCCAAAGGCTTTAGCAAACTTGCTGTCTAAGCTGCAGGAGGTTTCTTTCCTTGAATGTGTGACCCAAATGAGTTTGTTCATAATCTTTGCTTCTGCTGAATGCAATTTTTTGGCTTCCATGGCCTTTGATCGCTATACTGCTatctgtcatccactgctttaccatGTTACCATGTCAAAAGCTCGTTGTCTTTTCTTGGTAGCAGGATGCTACCTTGGTGGGTTAATTAACATGGTTGCCGTTACAGCTTCTCTCACACAACTATCATTCTGTCAACCACGTGTCCTCCTCCACTTCTTCTGTGACATCCCTCCACTGCTGGCACTTGCTTGCTCCGATCCCTGGGTCACTCAGATTTTGGTTGTTGGGTGTGGGGGATTCACCCTGGTCACCTCCATTGTGGTGATCCTTGTTTCCTATATGTCCATCCTCATAACTATCCTGGGAATTCCTTCAACTTCCGGAAAACAGAAAGCCTTCTCCACATGTGCTTCCCACCTGACTGCTGTTGGCCTGTACTATGGAACAACTATGTACACTTATTTGCAGCCATCACGACATGGATTGCAGGCAGGAAATCAAATGGTCTCGGTGTTTTATACAATGGTGATTCCCATGTTAAATCCTCTCATCTACAGTTTGAGAAACCAGGAAGTCAAAGCAGCCCTACAAAAAACATTGTGGAACAGTCCCTAA